The Chitinophaga niabensis genomic interval TGCATGTATTAGGCCTGCCGCTAGCGTTCATCCTGAGCCAGGATCAAACTCTCCATTGTAAAGAAGTTGTTTGAGCTGACTAATTTCTCTCGAAATCAGACGTTTCAATTATTAATGTTTTCGCTAACATTACCTGTATTTACTTCGTTACCATTGCTGGTAACTTAGTGCTGTTGTTTCCAAACTTTCAAAGACCTTATTCGACCTGGTCAACACTTACTGTTGTCCGTTTGATCTAATTTGCAGATGATAAGGATCCGATCCTCCTGGCCTTGCGCCCTCATCTCTTTATTACTTTTTGAAGAACTTTTTGATCACCCCGTTTCGATGGGAGTGCAAAGGTAGCTGAGTTTTAATTCTCTTCCAAATTTTTCTGCGGAAATATTTTAATCTTTCTTCTGATTAAGTAACTCCGGAAAACCAATACTGTTAAGGCTTTGAAACCCAAGTGAGAGGAAGAAAATCGTGCAAAGAACTATGCGTTTTCCGTCGTTAGCGGGATGCAAAGGTAGATACTTTTTTCCGTTACTTCCAAATGTTTTGAAAAGAAATTTTATCTATTTTTTTGAAGAGGAATGAAACCCTTACTCAGAAAGACTTCCAGCATCAAAGGTCCCCTCCGGGTACATCACCTTCATCAAACACAAACCCTCCGGCGGCACCGCAAAATCTGCCTGCGTGCAATCCTTACTTTCTATCGCAGCCCTGAATTCCTCCAACGTCAACTTACCACGCCCCACCCGCAACATCGTGCCCACCAAGCCTCTTACCATGCCCCGCAGAAAACGGTTCGCACTCACGTTATAGACTATACGCCCTTCCTCCCGCGTCCATTGTGATGTATATATATTGCAGTTATAGGTCTTCACCTGCGTATTCCTCTTAGAGAACGTACTGAAGTCTGTATACTCCTTAAGGATCCCCGCCGCTTCCTGCAACAATCCCATGTCCATACGATACGGATAAAAATATCCGCGATCCCGCAGAAAAGGATCCTTATACGTATATAAAGTATACTCATATGCACGACCCGTGGCCGCAAAACGACTATGCAGATCATCCGGCACCGGGTACACCCCCTTCAATACAATATCCGGTGGCAGTATAGCATTCACCTTATACCGGAACTGCGGATGCAACGCAGTACCGGTATCAAAATGCAGGAAATTCTGCCGTGCATGCACTCCCGCATCCGTTCTGCTGGAACCAGTTGTAATGATCTTTTCCCGCATCAGCAACCCCACCGCACGATCTATCTCAGATTGTACGGTGATCCCGTTATCCTGCACCTGGAAGCCACTGTAACGTGCTCCCATATAAGCTACTTCTAAAAAATACCTGGCCATGATGCGCGAAAGTAAAGAAATTTAAAACGACAAATGGTGAACAACGTCTGTCATTCACCATTTGCCATATATATGATGTACATGGAATTATCGCTTGATCATCGCTTTAAAGCGGCCCTTATAGTAATCCTCCTTCAGCAGATCGCTCAGGGTAGCAAAGTTCTGCGTGTCGTACGTTCTTGCATAAGCTGCATCCAGTAATTGATACCTATTCTCTTCCGTAGCAATTAACTGTGTCAGCGCACGGATCTGTTCTGTGCTCACACAAACGGAACGTGTGCCTTTCCTGAAAGCATCCACCATATCTTCATCGCTCTTCTTGCCATTCATTGTACGCAGCAGCTTGCGGAATGCATCTACTTCCAGGATCTTCTCACAATCCGAGTTCACCATTTTTATCGTTGGCTTCTTTTCCTCAACAGTCACCGGTGCATTGAATTCAGCATTCGCAATGCTATCCTTCACAAATGCAGCCCGCTCTGCCGCTGCTCTTTCTTCCTTACGCTTCTGACGTTTGGCATCCCGTTGATCTTTTGCACTCAACCCTTCTTCCTGGGCAACATTCTCTGTTACTGCTTCCGCTGCTTTCTCCGCAACAGGCGCAGCAGCGGATGAAGTTTTATCAAAGTCTATAAACTCAGGCTCAGTCTGCCCTTTCTTCTTCTTTGGTTTACGCTCTTTCTTCACCGGCGTTGCTTCTGAAGATTCATCTGTTACAACCGCCACCGCAGAATCAACCATTGTTACAGCAGAACCACCCGCCACAATAGAATCACCCCCTGTAGCCGCAACCGCCTCATCAGCCGCTGCTTTCTTCTCATCTTCCATTACACTGCTTAACAAATGCTGTTCTTCTTCCGTCAAAGCTTCCCGCTCTTTACGGTTCTTCCTGCCTTTCGGTTTTTTTGTCGCAACCGGCGCAACATTTTCTACTACAGGAGCAGGATCAGCAGCTACCACAACCGGAACCGGTTTAGGTTTCGGAGCTTCCAGCGGCATATCCTCGGGACGGTCGTCTGTTACCACCCTGTCCAAAGCCTCCGCAAAACTGCCTTTCTTCTTAGGGATAACAGTATCGGCCTTTTTAGCCAGCGCCGCTTCCACATCCGCCTGCACATTATTGATCAGTTCTTTCTGTTCCGCTGTAGACCCTTCGCTGGAAATACGGGTAACCGTTACATTTTCCTGCAAAGGCGCGCCGCCACCGGATTTCAGCGTAGCAAATGTTTGAAGATCATACAACGCGTAATCATTGTCTCCTGTATTCTTCAGCAAAAACCCATAATCCCGCTGCCCCGTCAGCCGCAGCACATAAGATTGCTCAGGTGCTTCGCTTTTCGGAAAACCAATGGTAACAGGTACTTTGCCCTGGGGCAATTTAGGCAGGATCACATATCCTTTCACGGAAGAACTCAGCATTTTCCCCTCCAGCTTTACATAAAAGGGCAGCTGCTTCTCGTGCTGAATGTACACGAAATACGACGCATCCTGCGCTGCCAGGCCAGAACTCACCAGCAGGCAACAGAACAGGTATAATAATTTCAATTTGAATCGATCCATAATGCTTCTTCTAACAAATATTATTCCAGCACAATTAAAACCTCTCCTTTCTCAACGGCTGTGCGCTCCGTTACTTTCACTTCTTTCACCACGGCATCCACTGTTGCTTTGAACACATTCTCCATTTTCATGGCCTCCAGGATCAGCACGGGGTCTCCTTTATGGATAGCCTGGCCAGGACTCACCAACACTTTCAGTACCATCCCCGGCATGGGTGCCTTAATATCATTCACTTTCCGGGAAGAAGCTTCGCTGATGCCCATGGATGCCAGTAAACGGTCCATTGGTTCCTCCAGGGCCACTTCATACAGTGCCTGCGCAACCTGAAAGGTAAGCGTTTTGGTATCCCGGTCTGTTTTCACCACCTGTGCTACAAAACTTTTCCCGTCCATTAAGATGCTGAATCCACCGGAAGGCAGTGCCACCGCGCTCCAGTTTGTTTGCTTCCCGTTACATTCTACACCGCCGGAACCATCTCCGGCCGGGGTTATCTCAAACGGCTGGGTGCCGTTAACTGTTGCTTTGATCATAAATAACCTGTCCTGGTGCTACAAAAATAACAATTTTAACCGCTTGCGTTGTATTTGGGCCATTTGTTTAAATTTGACCCCTGCCCTCATGGGGAGGGCCTATTTTTGTCTTAAACAACAATTCATGCATCTGCAACTCAAGAACACATTCAGCATTTTGCTGGCAGGATTCGCTGTCATAGGGCTTTGCGCCCCTGTGCTGGCTCAATCCGGCGAGCAGTCGAAAGAAGACCCGGCACTACAGATCTACCGCTCATCTCCCACTAAGATCAACAACCTCGTTCACACCAAGCTGGATGTACGTTTTGATTATGCTAAGCGCCAACTCAACGGAAAGGCCTGGATCACCCTCCAGCCGCACTTTTATCCCACGGATAGCCTTACGCTCGATGCAAAAGGCATGGATATCAAACAGGTTTCCCTGGTTCAGACCAGTGGCGCCGCTGTACTGAAATTTCCCAGCGAGGCCATGCTGAAAACTGCCAAGACCAGCCCCCTCAAATATGAATATGATGGCAAAGAACTCCGCCTGAAACTCAATAAAACGTACAAAAGCAGCGAATCTTATACTGTTTTTGTTGAATACACTGCTAAACCGGACGAAGCAGAGGTAAAAGGCAGCGCAGCGATCACTGATGCCAAAGGCCTCTATTTCATCAACCCGGATGGCAAAGATCCTAAAAAGCCCATCCAGATCTGGACGCAGGGCGAAACAGAATCTTCTTCCGTATGGTTCCCTACGATCGACAAAACCAATCAGAAAACCACTTCCGAGATCAGCATGACGGTGGATAAGAAGTACGTTTCCCTCTCCAATGGTAAACTGGTTAGCCAGAAACCCAATGCAGACGGCACCCGTACGGATACCTGGCGGATGGAACTCCCCCACGCTCCCTACCTCTTCATGATGGCCGTAGGTGATTTTGCTGTTATAAAGGACCAATGGCGCGGAAAAGAAGTGAATTACTACGTGGAAAAGGAATACGCCCCTCACGCCAAAGCTATTTTCGGCAACACGCCTGAAATGATGACCTTCTACTCCAAGATCCTCGGATATGATTACCCCTGGGTGAAATACTCACAGATCATTGTACGGGATTATGTTTCAGGCGCAATGGAAAACACCACTGCCACTATCCACGGCGATTTCCTCCAGAAAACAGACCGCGAACTGCTGGACGATGACGATCGCCAGGGGGAAGCCGTGATCGCACATGAACTGTTCCACCACTGGTTTGGCGACCTCGCCACCTGTGAATCCTGGAGCAACCTCACCATGAATGAATCTTTTGCAGATTACAGTGAATACCTCTGGTTTGAGCATAAATTCGGTAAAGATGCAGCCGATGAACATGCCTACAGCGCTATGAACAATTACATGGAATCTGCCGAATACCAGGGAGATCACCACCTCGTACGTTTCCATTATCACGATAAAGAGAACATGTTTGATGCCATCACCTACCAGAAAGGTGGCCGCATCCTGAACATGCTCCGTAATTACGTGGGCGACGAAGCCTTCTTCAAAGCCCTCAATCTCTACCTGAAACAGAATGCCTTCAAATCAACAGAAGCCCACCAGCTCCGTCTTGCCATGGAAGAAGTAACCGGCCAGGATATGAACTGGTTCTTCAACCAATGGTACTTTGGCGAAGGTTATCCCACGCTGGACATCAATTATGATTATAGCCAGTCCGGCACCGCAAAAGTGATCATCTCCCAGAAAGGCGATAAAGTATGGGACCTCCCCATCGCTATTGATGTATACGCAGGTGGCAAAAAAGAACGCCACAACGTGCGCGTAACGGAAAAAGAAAACACTTTCTCTTTCCCCGTTAGCGCTAAGCCTGACTTCATCAACATCGATGCAGATAAAGTGCTGATCGTTAAAAAAACAGACCGTCGTGACCTGGGTACCTATGTGTTCCAATACAAGAACGCACCCAATTACCTCGATCGCAGAGAAGCCATAGAGGCCTGTCTGAAACAGCAAACCAGCAATCCCGCAGCCCGTGCTACGGTAATTGCCGCACTGAAAGACAAATACGAAGGCCTCCGCTCCCTCGCCATCGGTGGCCTGAAATTGGACAACAACGACATAAAAACCGCTGCCCTGCCCATCCTTACAGACCTCGCAAAATCTGATGCACACTCCCAGGTACGCGCAGCTGCTATCAAACAACTGGGCCGCCTGAAAGATGTTCAATACACTTCCCTCTTCGAAGGCGCATTAAAAGATCGCTCTTACCTCGTAGAAGGCACAGCACTCAATGCTTTGGCGGAACTGGACATTAAAAAGGCTTACCAATTGGCTAAGTCCATGGAAAAAGACGCCCGGGGCCTGTTGGGTAGTGGTATTGCCAGTGTTTATGCCAAAAACGGGGATGTAAGCGATGTACCTTTCTTTGCACAGAAACTGGAAGAATCCACCGGCCAGGATAAGATCGGCGCCGCCATCATGTACCTCAATATCCTCGGCAGCGTGGACGATACGCAGATAGTAACCAAAGGCATCGACGAAGTGGTTGCCGTTGTTGAGAATTTCAATAACAGCTGGGTGAACAATTACATTATCAACCTGCTCACGCCCATGGCCAAAAAGAAACAGGAGAAAGCCGCCACCGCTAGCGGAGATGCCAAAGCCGCGCTGAATAAGCAGGCAGCATACATCCAGCAGGCTGCGCAAAAGATCAAAGAGAATACGAAAGAAGAGTAAAACGGGGTAGCCGGCGGCGGCCATACTATCAGCCGCCGTTGTGTCACTCACTTCAACGATTAGTTCGCTATTGAGAGGCAGTTCTGAAGGGACTGCCTCTTTTTTTGCCCCTAAACGTCCCAAACCCATTCATAATCAGTGCCATAGCACTGTATTCTTATATCATTCCTATATCGCTCCTATAGCATTCCTATAGCATTGTAGGCACATAGGTATATCGAAACGATATAGGAATGCTATAAGAGTGCTATAGGAATGCGCCTTCAGCGATATAGGGATATAGGAAGAAGGTACTTTCATTGTACTGAAACAGGGGTATGCTGTGCCGTCCTTTGAAATTCGACCCACTTTTCCCTATCTTGAGAAAACCTTTATAAATTCCACCTCTGCAGCCCATGATATCACCCTTAATTCTCGTCACAGCAGCTATCCTCATCCTGATCGTACTCATTGTATGGGTAAAACTGGATACCTTCATTTCCTTCCTGGTGGTCAGCATCCTGCTTGCTTTAGCCTGTAAGATGACAGGTCCGGCAATAGGCAAATCCATAGCCGGCGGAATTGGCTCCACTCTTGGTTCCCTTGTAACCATCCTGGGTTTCGGCGCCATGTTGGGAAAATTGGTAGCGGACAGTGGCGCAGCCCAACAGATCACCTCTTCCATGGTAAAGATCTTCGGCATTAAACATATCCAATGGGGAATGGCCCTTGCCGGATTGCTGGTAGGTATCCCCATGTTCTATACTGCGGGTTTCGTAGTAGTAGTACCCCTTATTTTCGCAACGGGTATCTCTACCCGTTTACCCATGTTGTACCTGGGTATTCCCATGATCTCTGCACTGTCTACCGCTCATGGCTTTCTTCCCCCACATCCGTCTCCTGTAGCTATCAGCCAGCAATTAGGAGCAGACATGGGAAAAACTTTATTATACGGCCTCATCATTGCCATCCCTACCATTACACTGGCCGGGCCATTATTCGGCAGAACACTGAAAAAAATGCAGGTCACCCCGGAACAGGGCCTGCTGAACATCTCCTTCAAACCAGATGCAGAACTACCCGGCCTGGGCATCAGCCTGGCTACCGCCCTGCTCCCATTGATCCTGCTAACCATCACTACTTTACTGGACCCGGTTTTACAAGCCGGTACTTTCATGCATCTGCTGGTTGGTGTAATTGGCGACCCCAATATTGCCATGCTGCTTTCTGTACTGGTGGCCATCTACTTTTTAGGCATCCGCCGCCGGCAATCCATGAAAACCCTCATGAAATCTATCGAAACAGCTTTCAAAGACGTAGCACCTATCATGCTGATCATTGCAGGGGCCGGTGTTTTCATGCAGGTGATCAAAGATGGCGGCATCAATGTTTACATCGGTGAAGCCCTCAAAGGCCTTCCCGTTTCACCATTGGTATTGGGCTGGATCATCGCAGCTGTTATCAGGGTATGCGTAGGATCTGCTACTGTAGCAGGTTTAACCACGGTAGGAATTTTATTGCCCTTAATTAAAGACCAGGCTGTACATCCTGAACTGATGGTATTATCCATCGGAGCCGGCAGCCTCATGTTCTCTCATGTGAATGATGGCGGCTTCTGGCTGTTCAAAGAATATTTCAACCTCACACTGAAACAAACTTTTGCAACATGGTCCGTAATGGAAACCATTGTTTCTGTATGTGGATTGATCGGAGTGTTGGTATTACATCAATTTATTGGATAACTTTAAGGCAAAATTAAGAGATGACCAAAGAAGGGATATCATCCTGGCATCAGATAAAAGATACCGCCACCATCGCCTCCCCGGCCCTGCTGGTTTACAAGGAAAAAGTCGCAGAGAATATCAATAAGATGATTGAGATGGCCGGAGGCACAGCCAGGTTGATGCCTCACGTCAAAACCCATAAAATGGGACCGGTTATCACCATGCAACTGGCAAAGGGCATCACCCGTTTTAAATGTGCCACCTTTGCAGAAGCTAATATGTTAGCAGAAGCCGGCGCCAAAGACATTGTGGTGGCCTACCAGCTAAACTCTCCCACAGCTGAGAGCTTCGTAAAACTGGCCCGTAAATATCCGGATACCCGCTTCGCCTCTTTGGTAGATAATCTTACATCTGCTCAATTATTAAACGATCTCTTCCAGCCGCAAACGGCAGAAGTATACATAGACATCGACAATGGTATGCATCGCACAGGAATTGCACCTGAAGCGGCTTTCGCGCTTTATGAGCAATTACGGCAACTGCCCAATATTCTTTGCCGGGGCCTGCATGCATATGATGGTCACCTGCGGGAATCCGATCTTGGCATCCGCACGGAACAATGTAATGCAGCGTTCCTGCCAGTAGCCGCTTTAGCGGAAAAGATGGATAAGCCGGAGATCATTGCCGGTGGTACGCCTACTTTTCCCATTCATGCCAAACGCAAAGAGGTGATCTGCAGCCCGGGCACCTGTATCTTATGGGACGAAGGTTATGGCAGCTCCTTACCTGAGCAGGATTTCATTCCTGCAGCATTACTGCTCGCACGAGTGATCTCCAAACCACGGGAAGGCCATCTTACTTTGGACCTGGGGCACAAAGCCGTATCCGCAGAAAATCCCATTACCAAAAGGGTTTTCTTTAAAGACTTGCCGGAATACGAAGTGATCTCTCAAAGTGAAGAACACCTGGTACTGAAAACACCGCTGGCTGCACAGTTTAAAGTAGGTGATATCTTATACGGCACACCGTGGCATGTTTGCCCTACAGTGGCATTGTATAACGAAGCACAGATCATTGAAAACGGCGCCCATACAGATACCTGGACTATCGCCCGCGGCCGCCGCTTACTGAACTAAAATAATCCTTTCTAATAAATCACCTATGCAACCTTTAATCTTCGACGCGCACCTGGATCTTAGCATGAATGCACTGGAGTGGAACCGCGACCTGACTAAATCCCTGCAAGCCATACGCGATCGGGAAAAAAATATGAATGATAAACCAGACCGCGGAAATGGCACCGTGTCTTTACCTGAAATGCGCAAAGGTCGTGTAGGCATCTGCGTGGCTACGCAGATCGCAAGATATGTAGGGCTGGATAATCCTTTGCCGGGCTGGCATTCACAGGAACAGGCATGGGCACAGACCCAGGGCCAGCTGGCATGGTACCAGGCCATGGAGGCAAGAGGTGAAATGAAACAGATCACCAATGCCGCACAATTAACAGAACATCTCAAACTCTGGGAAAACGCCACTGACACAAGCTCCCTCCCGGTTGGTTTTATATTGAGCCTGGAAGGCGCTGATTCTTTCTTTGAACTGGCCTGTGTTGAAAAAGCCTACGCATCTGGTTTACGTGCTATCGGCCCTGCTCACTATGGCCCGGGTGTTTATGCATACGGCACAGATTCGAATGGTGGCTTAGGTACCAAAGGACGTGCATTACTCACAGAAATGGAACGCTTAGGCATTATCCTCGATGCTACACATCTTTGCGATGAAAGTTTCTATGAAGCCATGGATCATTTCTCCGGTCCTGTATGGGCCAGTCATCATAACAGCAGAGCGCTGGTGCCTCATAACCGCCAGTTCTCAGATGAACAATTCTCCATCCTGATTGAGCGTGGTGCTGTAATAGGTACTGCTTTTGATGCATGGATGCTGATCCCTGGCTGGGAACGTGGTGTAAGTACGCCTGCCGGAACAGGTGTTTCTCTTCAACATGTAGCAGATCATATTGATCGCATTTGCCAGATTGCAGGTAACAGCAAACATGCTGCCATCGGTTCTGACCTGGATGGTGCATTTGGAACAGAACAATCTCCTCACGACCTGGAAAGCATCGCCGGCCTGCAAAAACTGCCTGCTATCTTAAAAGCGCGCGGATATAAGGAAGAAGATATCAACAACATCCTGCACAAAAACTGGATCAGGTTTTTATTGGAGACCTGGGGTTAAGAGCGTAGCGCATCAAAAGAAAAGTGACTAACACAGGCCTGCTCACTGAAAACCTTCGGTTAAACCAGGCCTGCCAGAAGCAGCGCTATATAGCCACTGAAACATCCTGCAGTAAAAGAAAGGCGGGCACCAGAAAACACCGGCCTGCTTACTCGGCTAAACCAGGCCTGCCAGAAGCAGGGCTATACAGCCACTGCAACATCCTGCTAAACAAAAAGCGGGCTACAAGAGCCCGCTTCTGCCCGCCACGACATCGGAATGGCGGTTGGCGGATGTTGCATGTTCACTGCTTCCTGGTCTAGTAGACCAATTCTATCTGCCCACGGATCTCTCCGCCACCGTTAGCTGCGGTATGGATATTCACATACCATTTACCAGCTAACAGATCCTCCTGCGTTTGGGTAGTTCCGTTGATGACAAAACTCGTGGTAAAACTTCCTGCCGGGGTGGGCGTAAATAACGTAGCGAAATTTTGTATCACCCCTATATTAGTACCTCTTGCGGCAGGCCCGTGAATATGCATGAGCGTTGCATTACCACTCAGGTTTTGCCAGCGCACGGTGATGGTGAACTGCTTAGTGTCAGGATTATATGTGGCATCAAAACTTCCGGAACCGGTTGTAGTGACAGCGGGGTTCTCCTGTGCTCCGGACATGGGGGCATTTGTAACAGTGTATAGGTTATCATCCTTATCTTTTTTACAGGCGATCGCCAGCAGACAGAATAAGCCCATGGTGATAAACACCAAAGAATGTATGTTTTTCATAAGCGCTCGTTTTCAACTTAGTACGAGCCATTGCAGCAATTAGTTGCCTGAGGAGCGGATAACCCTTCCTTCTTCCTCATCCCACCGCCAGGGTGTATGATCTAAGGGAATTCCCCCGATCCAGATGTTCTGCTGGGAGGCAAAAGACAGGTAGTTTTCTTCATTATGGAGCACTTCTTCCCCTAAACCGGTAAGGCTCAGCATTTCATCTTCTCTTTTCACCACACCCGCTCTTTGAAGGCGCTGGGTGTAAATATCCAGTTGAAAATCCCCAAAGCCATAGATCTTCAGTTCATCCCAGAATTGATAGTAGAGGTCACGCTCCCGGAGTTTTCCCAGGGCCAGCCTGTCCAGGAAGAAATGTTCAACGGCATTAAGACCATTGGAGGAGCCGGGCAATCTTTGCAGATGGGCCTGCAGGGCATTGCTAAGATAAGGTAAGTGTGTACTGGAACGGCGGCTGAGCTGTTCTAACGCCAATGGGTCTTCCTGGCTGTAAGCCTCCCAGGCAGCATTGGCCAGTTGCCAGTCTTCTTCCTGTACATACACTCTTTTTTCAAATAAGGGAGGCAGGTGTTTGGATTTAAGCATCCCTATGCCACGGAAATTGGGTACTTCCGGGTGTTTATCTAATTGTACGATACTGATAGGAGGAAGGGGAGCTTTGAGTTGCTGCAGGTAATACAGCACAAATAATAAGTTCACCTGGCAAAAGAGGTCAAATTCAAACCAGAGAACAATCTCTTCGTAGGCAGCGGCATTATTCAGCAGCTGGTATTCATGATCAACGTCTGAAAGATAGGCTTTCTGATCAATCCCATATTCCTGCTGCAGGAATGCAGCCCTTTCTTCAAAAAAGCGGGACATATTATGAGTTGCCGGGGCTTTGCCTTCACAAAGCATTTCCCGCCAAACCATC includes:
- a CDS encoding D-TA family PLP-dependent enzyme, producing the protein MTKEGISSWHQIKDTATIASPALLVYKEKVAENINKMIEMAGGTARLMPHVKTHKMGPVITMQLAKGITRFKCATFAEANMLAEAGAKDIVVAYQLNSPTAESFVKLARKYPDTRFASLVDNLTSAQLLNDLFQPQTAEVYIDIDNGMHRTGIAPEAAFALYEQLRQLPNILCRGLHAYDGHLRESDLGIRTEQCNAAFLPVAALAEKMDKPEIIAGGTPTFPIHAKRKEVICSPGTCILWDEGYGSSLPEQDFIPAALLLARVISKPREGHLTLDLGHKAVSAENPITKRVFFKDLPEYEVISQSEEHLVLKTPLAAQFKVGDILYGTPWHVCPTVALYNEAQIIENGAHTDTWTIARGRRLLN
- a CDS encoding DUF4476 domain-containing protein, whose translation is MDRFKLKLLYLFCCLLVSSGLAAQDASYFVYIQHEKQLPFYVKLEGKMLSSSVKGYVILPKLPQGKVPVTIGFPKSEAPEQSYVLRLTGQRDYGFLLKNTGDNDYALYDLQTFATLKSGGGAPLQENVTVTRISSEGSTAEQKELINNVQADVEAALAKKADTVIPKKKGSFAEALDRVVTDDRPEDMPLEAPKPKPVPVVVAADPAPVVENVAPVATKKPKGRKNRKEREALTEEEQHLLSSVMEDEKKAAADEAVAATGGDSIVAGGSAVTMVDSAVAVVTDESSEATPVKKERKPKKKKGQTEPEFIDFDKTSSAAAPVAEKAAEAVTENVAQEEGLSAKDQRDAKRQKRKEERAAAERAAFVKDSIANAEFNAPVTVEEKKPTIKMVNSDCEKILEVDAFRKLLRTMNGKKSDEDMVDAFRKGTRSVCVSTEQIRALTQLIATEENRYQLLDAAYARTYDTQNFATLSDLLKEDYYKGRFKAMIKR
- a CDS encoding biotin/lipoyl-containing protein, whose protein sequence is MIKATVNGTQPFEITPAGDGSGGVECNGKQTNWSAVALPSGGFSILMDGKSFVAQVVKTDRDTKTLTFQVAQALYEVALEEPMDRLLASMGISEASSRKVNDIKAPMPGMVLKVLVSPGQAIHKGDPVLILEAMKMENVFKATVDAVVKEVKVTERTAVEKGEVLIVLE
- a CDS encoding DUF1835 domain-containing protein, whose protein sequence is MILHVLNGDATRTIFENAGIAGDVMVWREMLCEGKAPATHNMSRFFEERAAFLQQEYGIDQKAYLSDVDHEYQLLNNAAAYEEIVLWFEFDLFCQVNLLFVLYYLQQLKAPLPPISIVQLDKHPEVPNFRGIGMLKSKHLPPLFEKRVYVQEEDWQLANAAWEAYSQEDPLALEQLSRRSSTHLPYLSNALQAHLQRLPGSSNGLNAVEHFFLDRLALGKLRERDLYYQFWDELKIYGFGDFQLDIYTQRLQRAGVVKREDEMLSLTGLGEEVLHNEENYLSFASQQNIWIGGIPLDHTPWRWDEEEGRVIRSSGN
- a CDS encoding gluconate:H+ symporter, whose protein sequence is MISPLILVTAAILILIVLIVWVKLDTFISFLVVSILLALACKMTGPAIGKSIAGGIGSTLGSLVTILGFGAMLGKLVADSGAAQQITSSMVKIFGIKHIQWGMALAGLLVGIPMFYTAGFVVVVPLIFATGISTRLPMLYLGIPMISALSTAHGFLPPHPSPVAISQQLGADMGKTLLYGLIIAIPTITLAGPLFGRTLKKMQVTPEQGLLNISFKPDAELPGLGISLATALLPLILLTITTLLDPVLQAGTFMHLLVGVIGDPNIAMLLSVLVAIYFLGIRRRQSMKTLMKSIETAFKDVAPIMLIIAGAGVFMQVIKDGGINVYIGEALKGLPVSPLVLGWIIAAVIRVCVGSATVAGLTTVGILLPLIKDQAVHPELMVLSIGAGSLMFSHVNDGGFWLFKEYFNLTLKQTFATWSVMETIVSVCGLIGVLVLHQFIG
- a CDS encoding CHRD domain-containing protein; translation: MKNIHSLVFITMGLFCLLAIACKKDKDDNLYTVTNAPMSGAQENPAVTTTGSGSFDATYNPDTKQFTITVRWQNLSGNATLMHIHGPAARGTNIGVIQNFATLFTPTPAGSFTTSFVINGTTQTQEDLLAGKWYVNIHTAANGGGEIRGQIELVY
- a CDS encoding dipeptidase, whose translation is MQPLIFDAHLDLSMNALEWNRDLTKSLQAIRDREKNMNDKPDRGNGTVSLPEMRKGRVGICVATQIARYVGLDNPLPGWHSQEQAWAQTQGQLAWYQAMEARGEMKQITNAAQLTEHLKLWENATDTSSLPVGFILSLEGADSFFELACVEKAYASGLRAIGPAHYGPGVYAYGTDSNGGLGTKGRALLTEMERLGIILDATHLCDESFYEAMDHFSGPVWASHHNSRALVPHNRQFSDEQFSILIERGAVIGTAFDAWMLIPGWERGVSTPAGTGVSLQHVADHIDRICQIAGNSKHAAIGSDLDGAFGTEQSPHDLESIAGLQKLPAILKARGYKEEDINNILHKNWIRFLLETWG
- the truA gene encoding tRNA pseudouridine(38-40) synthase TruA encodes the protein MARYFLEVAYMGARYSGFQVQDNGITVQSEIDRAVGLLMREKIITTGSSRTDAGVHARQNFLHFDTGTALHPQFRYKVNAILPPDIVLKGVYPVPDDLHSRFAATGRAYEYTLYTYKDPFLRDRGYFYPYRMDMGLLQEAAGILKEYTDFSTFSKRNTQVKTYNCNIYTSQWTREEGRIVYNVSANRFLRGMVRGLVGTMLRVGRGKLTLEEFRAAIESKDCTQADFAVPPEGLCLMKVMYPEGTFDAGSLSE
- a CDS encoding M1 family metallopeptidase, with the translated sequence MHLQLKNTFSILLAGFAVIGLCAPVLAQSGEQSKEDPALQIYRSSPTKINNLVHTKLDVRFDYAKRQLNGKAWITLQPHFYPTDSLTLDAKGMDIKQVSLVQTSGAAVLKFPSEAMLKTAKTSPLKYEYDGKELRLKLNKTYKSSESYTVFVEYTAKPDEAEVKGSAAITDAKGLYFINPDGKDPKKPIQIWTQGETESSSVWFPTIDKTNQKTTSEISMTVDKKYVSLSNGKLVSQKPNADGTRTDTWRMELPHAPYLFMMAVGDFAVIKDQWRGKEVNYYVEKEYAPHAKAIFGNTPEMMTFYSKILGYDYPWVKYSQIIVRDYVSGAMENTTATIHGDFLQKTDRELLDDDDRQGEAVIAHELFHHWFGDLATCESWSNLTMNESFADYSEYLWFEHKFGKDAADEHAYSAMNNYMESAEYQGDHHLVRFHYHDKENMFDAITYQKGGRILNMLRNYVGDEAFFKALNLYLKQNAFKSTEAHQLRLAMEEVTGQDMNWFFNQWYFGEGYPTLDINYDYSQSGTAKVIISQKGDKVWDLPIAIDVYAGGKKERHNVRVTEKENTFSFPVSAKPDFINIDADKVLIVKKTDRRDLGTYVFQYKNAPNYLDRREAIEACLKQQTSNPAARATVIAALKDKYEGLRSLAIGGLKLDNNDIKTAALPILTDLAKSDAHSQVRAAAIKQLGRLKDVQYTSLFEGALKDRSYLVEGTALNALAELDIKKAYQLAKSMEKDARGLLGSGIASVYAKNGDVSDVPFFAQKLEESTGQDKIGAAIMYLNILGSVDDTQIVTKGIDEVVAVVENFNNSWVNNYIINLLTPMAKKKQEKAATASGDAKAALNKQAAYIQQAAQKIKENTKEE